A DNA window from Vagococcus penaei contains the following coding sequences:
- a CDS encoding glutathione peroxidase — protein MTIYEYNVDKMNGTTQALRDYQGKVVLIVNTASKCGFAKQFSGLEELYKKYKEQNFIVLGFPCNQFLNQEPNSNEEIAEICQLNYGVTFPMFAKINVRGQEQSPLFGYLIDETGGKKIKWNFTKFLINRDGTVAKRYGSTVTPAEIEDDIKSLLKK, from the coding sequence ATGACAATTTATGAATATAATGTCGATAAGATGAATGGAACAACGCAAGCGCTAAGGGATTACCAAGGAAAAGTTGTTTTAATTGTCAATACTGCTAGTAAATGTGGTTTTGCGAAACAATTTTCTGGATTAGAAGAGTTGTATAAAAAATATAAAGAGCAGAACTTTATTGTTTTAGGTTTTCCTTGTAATCAATTTTTAAATCAAGAACCTAACTCGAACGAAGAAATCGCTGAAATTTGTCAATTAAATTATGGGGTAACTTTTCCAATGTTTGCTAAGATTAACGTCCGGGGTCAAGAACAAAGTCCTTTATTTGGGTATTTAATTGATGAAACTGGTGGAAAAAAAATTAAGTGGAATTTCACTAAGTTTTTAATTAACCGTGATGGAACAGTAGCTAAACGGTATGGATCAACAGTAACACCGGCTGAAATAGAAGATGATATTAAATCTTTACTGAAGAAATAG
- a CDS encoding DUF1456 family protein, translating to MNHNDRLTRLRYALDIKDSDMVEIFRLGGLSVTTEEFLLMLKKIDEENYALELLNKDFERFLNGLIISQRGAKDGFEPVFELHEGNANNLLLKKVKIALSLTTDDILRMTESARVTMTKGELGAFLRKEGHRNYQPCGDNYTRHFLKGLISDYR from the coding sequence ATGAATCACAATGATCGTCTGACACGATTACGTTATGCGTTAGATATTAAAGATTCTGATATGGTTGAGATATTCCGCCTAGGTGGTTTATCTGTTACTACTGAAGAATTTTTACTGATGTTAAAAAAAATTGACGAAGAAAATTATGCTTTGGAGCTGCTCAATAAAGATTTTGAACGCTTTTTAAATGGGCTCATCATTTCTCAAAGGGGAGCAAAAGACGGATTTGAACCTGTCTTTGAATTACACGAGGGCAACGCGAATAACTTATTATTAAAAAAAGTTAAAATCGCTCTATCTTTAACAACAGACGATATTTTAAGAATGACAGAATCAGCTAGAGTGACAATGACTAAAGGAGAACTCGGCGCTTTTTTACGTAAAGAAGGTCATCGGAATTATCAGCCTTGCGGCGACAATTACACGCGTCACTTCTTAAAAGGGCTGATTTCAGATTATCGCTAA
- a CDS encoding YaiI/YqxD family protein, whose translation MRFVIDGDGSPVKNEVIALGEKYQIPVLIVTSVDHFTTKEYPDNITFIYVDKGADGADYRIVKEIQTNDVVITQDYGLASLLLGKKVRVFHHSGTEYLATTIDALLTQRYIGSQLRKAGKRTKGPKAFTIADRENFQRVLVTSLGLEK comes from the coding sequence ATGCGATTTGTAATTGATGGTGATGGCTCTCCAGTTAAAAATGAAGTCATTGCTTTAGGAGAAAAGTATCAAATACCAGTCTTGATTGTGACCAGTGTCGACCATTTTACGACAAAAGAATATCCGGATAATATTACCTTTATTTACGTTGATAAAGGTGCGGATGGAGCTGATTACCGGATTGTTAAAGAAATTCAAACCAATGATGTAGTTATTACGCAAGATTATGGTTTAGCCTCTTTGTTACTTGGGAAAAAAGTTCGTGTTTTTCATCATAGTGGGACTGAATACTTAGCAACAACAATTGATGCGTTATTAACACAACGTTATATAGGAAGTCAATTACGTAAGGCAGGTAAACGGACAAAAGGACCTAAAGCATTTACGATAGCAGATCGTGAAAATTTTCAGCGTGTGCTGGTTACTAGTCTCGGACTAGAAAAATAG
- a CDS encoding ArsR/SmtB family transcription factor — protein MTTQDQYDCLTELTEAIDFDFYKTLFDPVRIEIIQYLAVHGKSNITEIAEHLPQDRSVISRHLDLMHRYHLVAREKQGRQVLYDVNSQAIFNQFTETTNQLGSLISPS, from the coding sequence ATGACAACGCAAGATCAGTATGATTGTCTCACTGAATTAACTGAGGCGATTGACTTTGATTTTTATAAAACATTATTTGATCCAGTTCGGATTGAGATTATTCAGTATTTAGCCGTACACGGCAAGAGTAATATCACCGAGATTGCGGAACATTTGCCTCAAGATCGATCTGTGATTTCTAGACATCTCGATTTAATGCATCGTTATCATTTAGTTGCTAGAGAAAAACAAGGACGTCAAGTGTTATATGATGTTAATAGTCAGGCGATTTTTAATCAATTTACAGAAACAACCAATCAACTTGGCAGTTTAATTAGTCCGTCATAA
- a CDS encoding NAD(P)H-dependent oxidoreductase yields MKTIIYAHPWEGSYNHAILERVTDVLTRNNLTYQVIDLYADKFDPVYHASELKEFSQGTTPYSLIKDYQKMIQDSDGLIFIFPIWWYSTPGILKGFLDKVFLKNFAYTETKSGIMTGQLTNIKSVKVITTGQAPKWYIRLLKGDGIRQTFIKGTLKAVGMKHIKWIHEGMVVTSSRDKKQTFLQRLDRLF; encoded by the coding sequence ATGAAAACGATTATTTATGCTCATCCATGGGAAGGTAGCTACAACCATGCAATTTTAGAACGAGTGACAGACGTATTAACACGTAATAATCTAACTTATCAAGTTATTGATTTATATGCAGATAAGTTTGATCCGGTTTATCATGCATCTGAATTAAAAGAATTTTCTCAAGGAACAACACCTTATTCATTAATTAAAGATTACCAGAAGATGATTCAAGATAGTGATGGTCTGATTTTTATTTTTCCGATTTGGTGGTATAGTACTCCAGGTATTTTAAAAGGTTTTTTAGACAAAGTTTTTTTGAAAAATTTTGCCTACACCGAAACAAAGTCAGGAATTATGACCGGACAATTAACTAATATTAAGTCAGTTAAAGTTATCACAACAGGTCAGGCCCCAAAATGGTACATTCGTCTGTTGAAAGGTGATGGTATTAGGCAAACGTTTATCAAAGGGACCCTGAAGGCAGTTGGTATGAAACATATTAAGTGGATTCATGAAGGTATGGTTGTCACAAGTTCTAGAGACAAAAAACAGACATTTTTACAGCGATTAGATCGTCTATTTTAA
- the kdpF gene encoding K(+)-transporting ATPase subunit F: MFILLALIILLIFGYLLYALIFPEKI, translated from the coding sequence ATGTTTATTTTGTTGGCACTTATCATTTTATTGATTTTTGGTTATTTATTATACGCATTAATTTTTCCAGAAAAAATTTAG